The Corynebacterium renale genome includes a region encoding these proteins:
- a CDS encoding TM0106 family RecB-like putative nuclease, whose protein sequence is MTNPELVAPDPQRIALAASQPMGVRDLSGCQWAVAQRRAYPEIGPGPESLARRARMASAEQAVWELLPVRAARGDRVAFRRHDVPPEEPSISKESARWLREMATLDALASGAHLITGAAFSGVFEGVAWSVEVPVLVRVGEAYMPVVISNHRIGRRAERGSAQVIATARLGLGRPLEEKYKVKAYAHEHNEAVLAAWGLRAAGLDSGLAGIIGQDRTRTFVVELARFEQATVTAMREPIPEGPLRVRECDGCRFWHLCEPELRARDDISLLFRGDKARQFRELGLGTVAGLAAAELGEASALAQAYRDGVDVLARARVQAVPRRDVEIDLDVEAYLDHGAYLWGLWDGHAYHGFATWDGLGGVAEGENFARMWGWLRAAVESARAAGQTVGIYCYAAGGENHWLRSSARRFGGQVYAGVRAPTLEEVEEFIASDEWIDVFVAVKASLIGTGGVGLKVVAPHAGFHWRESGFAGEESVSAYREARGIDPGDPEAARARLLDYNEDDCRATSAVRAWLSAGAPGVRRVVD, encoded by the coding sequence GTGACGAACCCCGAACTTGTGGCACCGGACCCGCAGCGCATTGCGTTGGCGGCTTCCCAGCCGATGGGGGTTCGCGATTTATCCGGCTGCCAGTGGGCGGTGGCGCAGCGCCGCGCGTACCCGGAGATTGGGCCGGGTCCGGAATCGTTGGCGCGGCGTGCGCGGATGGCGTCGGCGGAGCAGGCGGTGTGGGAGCTGCTCCCGGTGCGGGCTGCCCGCGGGGACAGGGTTGCTTTTCGACGTCACGACGTCCCGCCGGAGGAGCCGTCGATAAGCAAGGAAAGTGCGCGGTGGTTGCGCGAAATGGCCACCCTGGACGCGCTGGCGTCGGGGGCGCACCTGATTACGGGCGCGGCGTTTAGTGGCGTGTTTGAGGGCGTGGCCTGGTCCGTGGAGGTACCGGTGCTGGTGCGCGTGGGGGAGGCGTATATGCCGGTGGTAATCAGTAACCACCGGATTGGGCGGCGTGCCGAGCGCGGGAGCGCGCAGGTCATTGCGACGGCACGGCTGGGGCTCGGGCGGCCGCTGGAAGAAAAGTACAAGGTCAAGGCGTACGCGCACGAACACAATGAGGCCGTGCTGGCGGCGTGGGGGCTGCGCGCCGCCGGGCTGGATAGTGGGCTGGCCGGGATTATCGGGCAGGATCGGACGCGGACGTTCGTGGTGGAGTTGGCCCGGTTTGAGCAGGCCACGGTCACGGCGATGCGCGAACCGATCCCGGAGGGGCCGCTGCGCGTGCGCGAATGCGACGGCTGCCGCTTCTGGCACCTGTGCGAACCGGAGCTGCGCGCGCGTGACGATATTTCGCTGCTCTTCCGTGGCGATAAGGCTCGCCAGTTCCGCGAATTGGGCTTAGGCACGGTTGCCGGACTCGCGGCGGCGGAGTTGGGGGAGGCGTCCGCCCTGGCGCAGGCGTACCGCGACGGCGTGGACGTGCTGGCGCGTGCCCGCGTGCAGGCGGTGCCGCGCCGCGACGTGGAAATCGACCTCGACGTCGAGGCGTACCTGGATCACGGCGCCTACTTGTGGGGACTGTGGGACGGGCACGCCTACCACGGTTTCGCCACCTGGGATGGGCTCGGTGGGGTGGCCGAAGGTGAAAACTTTGCGCGCATGTGGGGGTGGTTGCGCGCCGCCGTCGAAAGTGCGCGGGCCGCCGGCCAGACCGTGGGCATTTATTGCTACGCCGCGGGCGGGGAGAACCACTGGCTGCGCAGCAGTGCGCGGCGCTTCGGCGGGCAGGTGTATGCGGGTGTGCGCGCGCCGACCCTCGAGGAGGTGGAGGAATTCATCGCCTCGGACGAGTGGATTGACGTGTTCGTGGCGGTGAAGGCCTCGCTCATCGGGACCGGTGGCGTGGGCCTGAAGGTGGTGGCCCCGCACGCCGGGTTTCACTGGCGCGAGTCCGGTTTCGCGGGCGAAGAGTCCGTGAGCGCATACCGCGAAGCCCGCGGGATTGACCCCGGCGACCCGGAGGCTGCCCGGGCGCGCCTGCTGGACTACAATGAAGACGACTGCCGCGCCACCAGCGCCGTGCGTGCATGGTTAAGCGCTGGTGCCCCGGGTGTTCGGCGCGTCGTCGATTAG
- a CDS encoding MFS transporter, producing MAISRGTPGYTKAVLAMLCAGLATFNALYSTQAILPTFVAELGMDVSHASLLVSAATGALAVCIVPASILSERFGRGTVLITSALAATALGLVIPLFTEPWLLIALRGLQGVLIAGVPAVAMTWIAEEIRPQDVGHAMGIYIAGNTVGGLSGRIIPSALLEVVNWQAAMFISAGVALTMAVALSVLLPRQQNFRPKQLRLGREVRAMVGHWANPGLALLFASAFVGMGCFVSMYNLIGFRLVEKFGISEAAVGAIFFMYLAGTWTSARAGAMATRWGRGHVMGIAAVLFTLGLPLIAAPNLWVAIVGLFVFTASFFAVHSVASGWVGVTATRDRAEASSMYLFCYYMGSSIIGWLSGLIFAHFGWVAVIGWLCVGGCALIAIALASTMYRRRAVLIDDAPNTRGTSA from the coding sequence ATGGCAATTTCACGTGGTACTCCCGGCTATACCAAAGCTGTTCTTGCGATGTTGTGTGCTGGCCTGGCCACTTTCAACGCCCTGTATTCCACGCAGGCGATTCTGCCGACCTTTGTCGCGGAGCTGGGCATGGACGTCTCGCATGCTTCGTTGCTCGTGTCCGCGGCGACGGGCGCGCTGGCTGTGTGCATCGTGCCGGCATCGATCCTGTCGGAACGATTTGGGCGCGGCACCGTGCTCATCACGAGCGCACTCGCGGCGACGGCCCTTGGCCTGGTCATCCCGCTGTTTACGGAACCGTGGCTGTTGATTGCGCTGCGTGGCCTGCAGGGCGTGCTCATCGCGGGCGTGCCGGCGGTGGCGATGACCTGGATTGCCGAGGAAATCCGCCCCCAGGACGTCGGGCATGCGATGGGTATCTATATTGCCGGGAACACGGTCGGGGGTTTGAGTGGGCGTATCATCCCGTCCGCGCTTCTGGAGGTGGTGAACTGGCAGGCCGCCATGTTCATTTCCGCGGGCGTGGCGCTGACCATGGCCGTCGCGCTGAGTGTCCTGCTGCCCCGCCAACAGAACTTCCGCCCGAAGCAGCTGCGCCTGGGCCGGGAGGTCCGCGCCATGGTCGGCCACTGGGCGAACCCGGGCCTGGCGTTGCTGTTCGCGTCCGCGTTCGTGGGCATGGGGTGCTTCGTGTCCATGTATAACTTGATTGGTTTCCGGTTGGTGGAAAAGTTCGGGATTTCCGAGGCCGCCGTGGGCGCTATCTTCTTTATGTATTTGGCGGGGACGTGGACGTCGGCACGCGCGGGCGCGATGGCCACGCGGTGGGGGCGCGGCCACGTCATGGGGATTGCCGCCGTGCTCTTCACGCTGGGTTTGCCGCTGATTGCGGCGCCGAACCTGTGGGTGGCCATCGTGGGGCTGTTTGTTTTCACGGCCTCATTCTTCGCGGTGCACTCCGTGGCGTCCGGATGGGTCGGCGTGACCGCTACCCGCGACCGCGCCGAGGCCTCGAGCATGTACTTGTTCTGCTATTACATGGGTTCTTCGATCATCGGCTGGCTGTCCGGCCTGATCTTCGCGCACTTCGGCTGGGTCGCCGTCATTGGTTGGTTGTGCGTTGGCGGGTGCGCGCTCATCGCGATTGCGCTGGCCAGCACGATGTACCGCCGCAGGGCTGTGCTAATCGACGACGCGCCGAACACCCGGGGCACCAGCGCTTAA
- a CDS encoding LysR family transcriptional regulator has protein sequence MGIDDLRSFLAVATSQDPLIDVASSLGIGQPTLSRRLARVETYAGATLFDRAGRSLVLNTRGRAFVVRARAALDALEGGRAEVRRLMDPERGTIRLDFMHSLGTWMVPDILREYRRQHPDVHFELHQGAASYLLDRVRSDASDLALVGPRPDPDMQWQQLARQRLAVAVPAGEGSGPIALEDVADARWIGMLPGYGTRTLLDTLTAAAGFRPDVVFESMELTTVAGLVAAGLGVALLPLGDPNLQILGIELRPIEPAAYRELGVAWRGDGSGGGAVSGCAGCAGCAVGPAVGPAVAQFLEFLQDWEGLAGLE, from the coding sequence ATGGGTATAGATGATCTGCGTAGCTTCCTCGCCGTGGCCACCAGCCAGGACCCGCTTATCGACGTCGCCTCCTCCCTAGGAATCGGCCAACCGACACTGAGCCGTCGATTAGCACGCGTTGAGACGTACGCCGGAGCCACCCTCTTCGACCGCGCCGGGCGCTCGCTCGTCCTCAACACCCGGGGGCGGGCCTTCGTGGTGCGCGCACGCGCCGCACTGGACGCGCTCGAAGGTGGGCGCGCCGAAGTCCGCCGGCTCATGGACCCCGAACGCGGCACTATCCGGCTGGACTTCATGCACTCGCTGGGCACGTGGATGGTGCCGGACATCCTGCGCGAATACCGGCGCCAACACCCCGACGTCCACTTCGAACTCCACCAAGGCGCGGCCAGCTACCTCCTCGACCGCGTGCGCTCCGACGCCTCTGACCTGGCGCTCGTAGGCCCACGCCCGGACCCCGACATGCAGTGGCAGCAACTGGCGCGCCAGCGTTTGGCCGTCGCCGTGCCGGCCGGTGAAGGCTCCGGGCCGATCGCTTTGGAAGACGTTGCCGACGCCCGGTGGATCGGCATGCTGCCCGGCTACGGGACGCGCACGCTCCTCGACACGCTCACCGCGGCCGCCGGTTTCCGCCCCGACGTGGTCTTCGAATCGATGGAACTCACGACAGTCGCCGGACTCGTCGCTGCCGGCCTGGGCGTCGCGTTGCTACCGCTTGGCGACCCAAACCTGCAGATCCTAGGCATCGAACTCCGGCCCATCGAACCTGCCGCGTACAGGGAACTTGGCGTTGCTTGGCGCGGGGATGGTTCGGGTGGTGGCGCTGTTTCGGGTTGCGCGGGTTGCGCGGGTTGCGCGGTGGGGCCGGCTGTCGGGCCGGCGGTGGCGCAGTTTTTGGAGTTTTTGCAGGACTGGGAAGGCCTGGCGGGCCTGGAATAG
- a CDS encoding superoxide dismutase, which yields MAVYTLPELDYAYDALEPHISAEIMEIHHTKHHQTYVDGANATLEALEKAREEGTDQNQIRALSKNLAFNLGGHTNHSIFWKNLSPNGGGEPTGELAEAINRDFGSFEKFKDHFSNAALSLQGSGWAVLGYDHVAGRLVIEQMTDQAGNTSINLTPILMLDMWEHAFYLQYKNVKADYVKAVWNVFNWDDVAERYAAAAK from the coding sequence ATGGCTGTTTACACCCTTCCAGAACTCGACTACGCATACGACGCACTCGAGCCACACATCTCCGCAGAGATCATGGAGATCCACCACACCAAGCACCACCAGACTTACGTCGACGGCGCTAACGCAACCCTCGAGGCACTCGAGAAGGCACGCGAAGAGGGCACCGACCAGAACCAGATTCGCGCACTCTCCAAGAACCTGGCATTCAACCTTGGTGGCCACACCAACCACTCCATCTTCTGGAAGAACCTTTCCCCAAACGGTGGCGGCGAACCAACCGGCGAACTTGCAGAAGCTATTAACCGCGACTTCGGCTCCTTCGAAAAGTTCAAGGACCACTTCTCCAACGCAGCACTGTCCCTGCAGGGCTCCGGTTGGGCAGTTCTCGGCTACGACCACGTCGCAGGCCGCCTCGTCATCGAGCAGATGACCGACCAGGCAGGCAACACCTCCATCAACCTGACCCCAATCCTCATGCTGGACATGTGGGAGCACGCTTTCTACCTCCAGTACAAGAACGTCAAGGCTGACTACGTCAAGGCAGTCTGGAACGTCTTCAACTGGGACGACGTCGCAGAGCGTTACGCAGCAGCAGCTAAGTAA
- the msrA gene encoding peptide-methionine (S)-S-oxide reductase MsrA, which produces MAWLFGPKPELVAESEALKGGRHPVLPEPQPHAVLGTPITGPWKENQSVLWVGIGCFWGAEKMYWETDGVESTSVGYAGGVTQNPTYREVCTGRTNHTEVVEVVFDPAVISLDRIVQIALEAHDPTQGFRQGNDVGTQYRSAFYTATPADARRVQEIVDHYATQLSDEGFGSVTTEVRPLADTPAGTYYLAEDEHQQYLHKVPNGYCPHHSTGIACGLPE; this is translated from the coding sequence ATGGCCTGGCTATTTGGCCCGAAGCCTGAACTCGTAGCAGAAAGCGAAGCGCTCAAGGGTGGCCGTCACCCGGTGCTCCCGGAACCGCAGCCGCACGCCGTGTTAGGTACGCCGATTACCGGGCCGTGGAAGGAGAATCAGTCTGTCCTGTGGGTGGGGATTGGCTGTTTCTGGGGCGCGGAAAAGATGTATTGGGAGACTGACGGCGTGGAGTCCACGTCCGTCGGTTACGCCGGGGGAGTTACGCAAAACCCCACGTACCGCGAGGTATGCACCGGGCGGACGAACCATACGGAGGTAGTCGAAGTCGTCTTCGATCCCGCGGTAATCAGCCTGGATAGGATTGTGCAGATCGCGCTGGAGGCCCATGATCCGACCCAGGGCTTCCGGCAGGGTAACGACGTCGGCACGCAATACCGTTCCGCCTTCTACACCGCAACCCCCGCCGACGCGCGCCGGGTGCAGGAAATTGTCGACCACTATGCCACCCAGCTTTCCGACGAAGGCTTCGGCAGCGTGACCACCGAAGTTCGCCCCCTGGCCGACACGCCGGCGGGCACCTATTACCTCGCGGAGGACGAGCACCAGCAGTATCTGCACAAGGTCCCTAATGGGTACTGCCCGCACCACTCGACGGGCATCGCGTGCGGCCTGCCTGAGTAA
- a CDS encoding nucleotidyl transferase AbiEii/AbiGii toxin family protein has product MAETPKKSNARRRINSLNSLIRNAARQNSRSADSVRYQIVFEAFLRRVFHNASTPWVLTGGASLLLRNSQGRFTIDLDLARAQQWNSLQSLEKELEHICQIDDGDGFSFEIRRLALLRDEDVEGYIGPSVDVQIIVRIGAQEFANFKIDITTQRHTQAPIEQIKVAPLLNSVGKTIIYADDFYIYSPPIGSQLADKICAMYEVHGSQNRPSTRYHDLMDIVTMTSTQTIDGRVFINALHHESSRRGVELPEKLVSPSKDWDARYYSQATKQAPFPKELHSLEASLDYAGRCINPALRGQIQDETWNPEKQSWQ; this is encoded by the coding sequence ATGGCAGAGACCCCCAAGAAATCGAATGCAAGACGCAGAATCAACTCGCTAAACTCCCTCATCCGAAATGCAGCACGCCAAAACAGCAGGTCCGCCGACTCCGTCCGCTACCAGATAGTCTTCGAGGCTTTTCTTCGCCGCGTATTCCATAACGCGTCTACACCTTGGGTACTCACTGGAGGTGCTTCGTTATTACTACGCAACAGCCAGGGACGATTCACCATCGACTTAGACCTAGCGCGCGCCCAACAATGGAACTCTTTACAAAGCCTTGAAAAAGAGCTCGAGCATATTTGCCAAATCGACGATGGCGACGGTTTCAGTTTTGAAATCCGGAGGTTAGCACTGCTCCGAGATGAAGACGTCGAAGGATATATAGGCCCGAGTGTTGATGTCCAGATAATTGTTCGAATAGGGGCGCAGGAGTTTGCGAACTTCAAGATCGATATCACCACTCAGCGACATACTCAGGCTCCAATTGAACAAATAAAAGTTGCACCGCTGCTCAACTCCGTTGGGAAAACTATCATCTACGCGGACGATTTCTACATTTATTCCCCGCCAATTGGTAGCCAGTTAGCGGATAAAATCTGCGCCATGTATGAAGTCCACGGGAGTCAAAATAGACCCAGCACCCGCTATCACGATTTGATGGACATCGTGACAATGACCAGTACCCAAACCATTGATGGTCGCGTATTTATTAACGCTTTGCATCACGAATCCTCTAGGCGTGGTGTCGAACTTCCGGAGAAACTGGTATCCCCTAGTAAAGATTGGGATGCTCGCTATTATTCGCAAGCAACCAAACAGGCCCCATTCCCCAAAGAACTACATTCCTTGGAGGCATCTCTGGACTACGCCGGGCGGTGTATTAACCCCGCCCTTCGAGGACAAATCCAAGATGAAACGTGGAATCCAGAGAAGCAGTCTTGGCAATAA
- a CDS encoding type IV toxin-antitoxin system AbiEi family antitoxin domain-containing protein, with amino-acid sequence MNSTEALETLELAAAHQWGIISTAQAEQEGISRLQISRLSKRGILQRARHGIYYLPSIRNDQATEVKAAWIALEPGTFVDDRWDLNETIAVSHESAARLHNIGTLIPAKHYFSASHRKQTTQPDITVYSNHTLLPEEIVNMDGLPVTSIERTISDLAATHIERNYLADLVADGLRREGVSFESVARALKPHAHAYGCTTSEELVQELQAEAVPLEEQLDQMLSALHFAENLVRNPSRSSEHQKVASGKVFEFNDAFERAVSRHVALAMEEIGKKFRQSVEKNISLQEWRVELTKAVEYSLEQKHTDETR; translated from the coding sequence GTGAATTCCACGGAGGCTCTTGAAACGTTAGAGCTAGCAGCGGCGCACCAATGGGGAATCATTTCCACTGCTCAAGCCGAGCAGGAGGGAATTTCTCGTTTACAGATAAGCAGACTCAGTAAGCGTGGGATTCTCCAACGAGCTCGGCACGGTATCTACTACCTACCGTCGATACGCAATGATCAAGCCACAGAAGTTAAAGCTGCGTGGATTGCGTTAGAGCCGGGGACTTTTGTTGACGACAGATGGGATTTAAACGAGACCATTGCAGTTTCGCACGAGTCGGCTGCACGTCTGCATAATATTGGAACGCTGATTCCAGCAAAACACTATTTTTCCGCCTCTCACAGGAAACAAACCACGCAACCCGACATTACGGTTTACTCCAACCACACATTACTGCCGGAAGAAATCGTAAATATGGATGGCCTGCCAGTGACTTCTATCGAAAGAACTATTTCAGACCTGGCAGCAACACATATTGAAAGAAACTACCTCGCCGATTTAGTCGCCGATGGGCTACGCAGAGAAGGCGTCAGCTTTGAGTCTGTCGCCCGGGCACTCAAACCCCACGCCCACGCCTACGGCTGCACAACTAGCGAAGAACTAGTCCAAGAACTCCAGGCAGAAGCAGTGCCATTAGAAGAACAACTCGACCAGATGCTGTCTGCCCTGCATTTTGCCGAAAACCTAGTGCGCAATCCCTCCCGTAGTTCAGAACACCAAAAAGTAGCCTCGGGCAAGGTCTTCGAGTTTAATGATGCTTTCGAGCGCGCTGTTTCACGCCACGTTGCTTTGGCGATGGAAGAAATCGGCAAGAAATTTCGCCAAAGTGTCGAAAAAAATATTTCCCTTCAAGAATGGCGCGTAGAACTCACTAAAGCTGTCGAGTATTCGCTTGAGCAGAAACACACGGACGAAACTAGGTAA
- a CDS encoding L-lactate dehydrogenase, which produces MQKSVGNKVVLIGAGDVGLAYAYSLVNQGTVDHLALIDIDEKKTKGNVMDLNHGTVWASSQTRVTVGTYEDCRDASLVVLCAGAAQKPGESRLQLVDKNVKITSGIVKDVMDHGFDGIFLVAANPVDILTYTTWKVSGLPWQRVIGSGTVLDSARFRYMLGELYNTSPSSVHAYIIGEHGDTELPVLSSATIAGVSMRKMLEKDPELEGRLEKIFEDTRDAAYHIIDAKGSTSYGIGMGLARITKAIFQNQDVALPVSALLHGEYGHEDIYIGTPAVINRGGIQRVVELEISAHEQERFDQSVETLKEIQKEFF; this is translated from the coding sequence ATGCAGAAGAGTGTTGGCAACAAGGTTGTACTGATCGGGGCTGGGGACGTCGGACTGGCTTACGCGTACTCGCTGGTTAACCAGGGTACCGTGGACCACCTGGCGCTCATCGATATTGATGAGAAGAAGACCAAGGGCAACGTCATGGACCTGAACCATGGCACCGTGTGGGCTTCCTCGCAGACTCGCGTCACCGTTGGTACCTACGAGGACTGCCGCGACGCTTCCCTGGTTGTCCTGTGTGCAGGTGCAGCTCAGAAGCCGGGCGAATCCCGTCTGCAGCTCGTCGATAAGAATGTCAAGATCACGTCGGGCATCGTCAAGGACGTCATGGATCATGGCTTCGATGGCATCTTCCTCGTCGCAGCTAACCCGGTGGACATCCTGACCTACACCACCTGGAAGGTTTCCGGCCTGCCATGGCAGCGCGTCATCGGTTCCGGCACCGTCCTGGACTCGGCTCGTTTCCGTTACATGCTCGGCGAGCTGTACAACACCTCCCCAAGCTCGGTACACGCGTACATCATCGGTGAGCACGGCGACACGGAGCTTCCGGTGCTGTCGTCGGCAACCATCGCTGGTGTGTCCATGCGCAAGATGCTGGAAAAGGACCCAGAGCTTGAGGGCCGCCTGGAGAAGATCTTCGAGGACACCCGCGACGCCGCGTACCACATCATCGACGCCAAGGGCTCCACTTCCTACGGCATCGGCATGGGCCTGGCCCGCATCACCAAGGCTATTTTCCAGAACCAGGACGTTGCACTGCCAGTGTCTGCCCTGCTGCATGGTGAATACGGCCACGAGGACATCTATATTGGTACTCCAGCGGTTATTAACCGTGGCGGTATCCAGCGCGTAGTTGAGCTGGAAATCTCTGCTCACGAGCAGGAGCGTTTTGATCAGTCCGTCGAGACGCTGAAGGAGATTCAGAAGGAGTTCTTCTAA
- a CDS encoding glycerophosphodiester phosphodiesterase, translating into MKIVAHRGFAGLYPEMTRTAFERALELPIHGVECDVRLTRDGHVVCHHDLTVDRTSDGHGRVKDLTLAQLKELNFGTSTKREEIMLLDDLLDLVEGTGKHLYIETKHPGSRGRILDEQVALRLRYHGLENADWVHVISFSLLSVARIRKLLPGIDRFALRRDWYRFLFADPRWGKPTGMGLSLLRARLHPKLIGVRKLPTYLWTVDNPEDMVWVQEHGADILATNRPDLALDAVR; encoded by the coding sequence TTGAAGATTGTTGCCCATCGCGGGTTCGCCGGACTCTACCCGGAGATGACGCGCACCGCTTTCGAGCGGGCACTCGAACTGCCAATCCATGGCGTCGAATGCGATGTGCGTTTAACCCGCGATGGGCACGTCGTGTGCCACCACGACCTCACCGTGGACCGCACCTCTGACGGTCACGGTCGCGTCAAGGATTTGACGTTGGCACAACTGAAGGAACTCAACTTCGGCACCAGCACCAAGCGGGAAGAGATCATGCTTCTCGACGACCTGCTGGACCTCGTCGAAGGCACCGGAAAGCACCTGTACATCGAAACGAAGCACCCCGGTTCGCGGGGACGTATCCTCGATGAACAGGTGGCTTTGCGTTTGCGCTACCACGGCTTGGAGAACGCGGACTGGGTCCACGTCATTTCTTTCTCACTGTTGTCGGTGGCGCGCATCCGTAAACTTTTGCCCGGCATCGACCGGTTTGCGTTGCGGCGCGACTGGTACCGCTTCTTGTTCGCCGACCCGCGGTGGGGGAAACCGACGGGAATGGGCCTATCTTTGCTGCGTGCGCGCCTGCACCCGAAGCTTATTGGCGTGCGCAAGTTGCCCACGTACCTGTGGACTGTGGACAATCCGGAGGACATGGTGTGGGTGCAGGAACATGGGGCAGACATTTTGGCTACCAACCGCCCCGACCTTGCCCTTGATGCCGTACGCTAG
- a CDS encoding DUF5926 family protein: MAKKKKNENLPEGMSRRQAKLAARAAERAALEKDPRPFGGLVAEADLIALQEFVPAAEATVDVKGATRPIKIVTVLPGAVAAVAREDEALVALQTQSHSQNPGRDLAYALNWAKDAAAGESLASAAADGTQPALTELIDASAPLIVTARDEFTWWVGEGETVSPMYAQAIREANERIIPSYPVEANIPGVAWWVNPGNGKAHIRWVRTDDNENQLLNALARIAARGELVLGEGSKFAGAFRTHGVVVPVWDLDPAREVASYAADLEELAAKIDAELGNDAQLTADERKQLQNIKSRQVTI; the protein is encoded by the coding sequence ATGGCTAAGAAGAAAAAGAACGAAAATCTGCCGGAGGGTATGAGCCGTCGTCAAGCGAAGCTCGCCGCTCGAGCCGCTGAACGCGCCGCCCTGGAGAAGGACCCCCGCCCATTCGGCGGCCTCGTCGCCGAGGCCGACCTGATCGCGTTGCAGGAATTTGTGCCAGCCGCGGAGGCGACCGTCGACGTCAAGGGCGCAACCCGCCCCATCAAGATCGTGACCGTCCTGCCGGGCGCCGTCGCAGCTGTGGCCCGCGAGGACGAAGCCCTCGTTGCGCTGCAGACGCAGTCCCACTCCCAGAACCCAGGCCGCGACCTCGCGTACGCGCTGAACTGGGCAAAAGATGCGGCCGCCGGCGAGAGCTTGGCTTCCGCCGCCGCTGATGGCACCCAGCCGGCGCTCACTGAGCTTATCGACGCCTCCGCGCCCCTCATCGTCACCGCCCGCGACGAATTCACCTGGTGGGTCGGCGAAGGCGAAACCGTCAGCCCCATGTACGCGCAAGCTATCCGCGAGGCCAACGAACGCATCATCCCGTCCTACCCTGTCGAGGCGAATATCCCGGGCGTGGCATGGTGGGTCAACCCTGGTAACGGCAAGGCGCACATCCGTTGGGTCCGCACCGACGATAACGAGAACCAGCTTCTCAACGCCCTCGCGCGCATCGCGGCACGCGGTGAACTAGTGCTGGGTGAAGGCTCGAAGTTTGCCGGCGCTTTCCGCACCCACGGCGTAGTCGTTCCCGTGTGGGACTTGGACCCGGCCCGCGAGGTCGCGTCCTACGCCGCGGACCTGGAGGAACTGGCTGCGAAGATCGACGCTGAGCTGGGCAACGACGCCCAGTTGACCGCCGACGAGCGCAAGCAGCTGCAGAACATTAAGTCCCGCCAGGTGACTATCTAA